In Phreatobacter stygius, a genomic segment contains:
- a CDS encoding DUF177 domain-containing protein translates to MTSDQSAGHMPRWPVRIHDVPAGGRHYKRDRLEPADSAALAAAIGVNAITAFLLDVDVTPYRGDGLAASGRVKATVVQTCVVSLEPVENVIEEEVDATFRPVDKLKPHLVHDEEDGLAIDASVAADDPLVGGEIDLAALAVEFLALVVDPYPRRPDAAFEAPAAGEGASPFAGLVKLKREP, encoded by the coding sequence ATGACATCCGATCAATCCGCTGGACACATGCCGCGCTGGCCGGTGCGGATCCACGACGTGCCGGCGGGCGGGCGCCATTACAAGCGCGACCGGCTGGAGCCGGCCGACAGCGCGGCGCTCGCCGCGGCGATCGGCGTCAACGCCATCACCGCCTTCCTGCTCGACGTCGACGTCACGCCTTATCGCGGCGACGGACTGGCGGCGTCAGGCCGGGTCAAGGCGACTGTCGTGCAGACCTGCGTGGTCAGCCTCGAGCCGGTCGAAAACGTCATCGAGGAAGAGGTCGACGCCACGTTCCGGCCGGTCGACAAGCTGAAGCCGCATCTCGTCCATGACGAAGAGGACGGGCTGGCGATCGATGCCTCGGTCGCCGCCGACGACCCGCTGGTCGGCGGCGAGATCGACCTTGCGGCGCTCGCCGTCGAATTCCTGGCGCTGGTGGTCGATCCCTATCCGCGCCGGCCGGATGCGGCCTTCGAGGCGCCGGCGGCGGGCGAGGGCGCCTCGCCCTTCGCCGGGCTGGTCAAGCTGAAGCGCGAACCCTGA
- a CDS encoding beta-ketoacyl-ACP synthase III, whose amino-acid sequence MVTLRSVVLGVGSYLPERILTNAELSQTVDTSDEWIVQRTGIRERHIAADGETTSDLGLKAAEAALAHAGITAADIDLILLATSTPDRTFPASATAIQARLGMTHGAAFDLQAVCSGFVFAVATADKFLRSGSHKRALVIGAETFSRILDWQDRGTCVLFGDGAGAIVLEAQEQPAGITGRGVLTTHLRSDGRHTPKLYVDGGPSLTGTVGHLRMEGREVFKHAVGMITDVMNDAYAATGTTSADLDWFVPHQANKRIIDSSAEKLKIAPEKVVMTVDRHGNTSAASIPLALDVAVKDGRIRKGHLVMLEAMGGGFTWGSALIRW is encoded by the coding sequence ATCGTGACACTGCGTTCGGTAGTCCTCGGCGTCGGCAGCTATCTGCCGGAACGTATCCTGACCAATGCCGAATTGTCGCAAACCGTCGACACCTCGGACGAATGGATCGTGCAGCGCACCGGCATTCGCGAGCGCCATATCGCGGCTGACGGCGAAACCACGTCGGATCTCGGCCTGAAGGCGGCCGAGGCAGCACTTGCCCATGCCGGCATCACCGCGGCCGACATCGACCTGATCCTGCTGGCGACCTCGACGCCCGACCGCACCTTTCCGGCCAGCGCGACCGCGATCCAGGCCCGGCTCGGCATGACCCATGGCGCCGCCTTCGACCTGCAGGCGGTCTGTTCGGGTTTTGTCTTCGCGGTTGCCACCGCCGACAAGTTCCTGCGTTCGGGCAGCCACAAGCGGGCGCTGGTGATCGGGGCTGAAACCTTTTCACGCATTCTCGACTGGCAGGACCGCGGCACCTGCGTGCTGTTCGGCGACGGCGCCGGCGCGATCGTGCTGGAAGCCCAGGAACAGCCGGCCGGGATTACCGGGCGCGGCGTGCTGACCACGCACCTGCGCTCCGACGGGCGGCATACGCCGAAGCTTTATGTCGACGGCGGGCCGTCGCTGACCGGCACGGTCGGGCATCTGCGCATGGAGGGCCGCGAGGTCTTCAAACATGCGGTCGGCATGATCACCGACGTGATGAACGACGCCTATGCCGCGACCGGCACGACCTCGGCCGATCTCGACTGGTTCGTGCCGCATCAGGCCAATAAGCGGATCATCGATTCCTCGGCCGAGAAGCTGAAGATCGCGCCGGAGAAGGTGGTGATGACCGTCGACCGGCACGGCAACACCTCGGCCGCCTCGATCCCGCTGGCGCTCGACGTCGCGGTCAAGGACGGGCGCATCCGCAAGGGCCACCTGGTCATGCTGGAAGCCATGGGTGGCGGCTTCACCTGGGGCTCGGCGCTGATCCGCTGGTGA
- a CDS encoding glycosyltransferase, which produces MPRAILHVMRSPVGGLFRHVVDLAREQSARGHRVGIVADASTGGERAAGILTALDAELALGVTRVAMSRDLGPSDWSAGRHVARRLAAMNVDVVHGHGSKGGAYARLVGGDRLKVYTPHGGSLHYSRRTPVGLVYLTLERLLAARTDLFLFESAFGRDAFRAKVCEPKGLVKVVHNGVGPAEFEPVARLDATAAPGAAAMTDLLFIGELRHLKGVDVLIDAIAELRRHGRRLTATLVGAGPDAGLFQDQAERLGLTGSIIWPGALPAREAFARGRLMVVPSRAESLPYVVLEAGAAGLPQIATAVGGIGEIFGPDAGLLIRPGDALALAAAIAASLDDPAAAEASAARLRERIGREFSIAAMTDGVLAAYDEALGRRAV; this is translated from the coding sequence ATGCCGCGCGCCATCCTGCACGTCATGCGCTCGCCGGTCGGCGGGCTGTTTCGCCATGTCGTCGACCTCGCCCGCGAGCAGTCGGCCCGCGGCCACCGCGTCGGCATCGTCGCCGATGCCTCGACCGGCGGCGAGCGGGCCGCCGGCATCCTCACCGCGCTCGACGCCGAGCTCGCGCTCGGCGTCACCCGCGTGGCGATGAGCCGCGACCTCGGCCCGTCCGACTGGTCGGCCGGCCGCCACGTCGCCCGCCGGCTCGCCGCAATGAATGTCGACGTGGTCCATGGCCATGGCTCCAAGGGCGGCGCTTATGCCCGCCTCGTCGGCGGCGACCGGCTGAAGGTCTACACGCCCCATGGCGGCAGCCTGCACTATTCGCGCCGGACGCCGGTCGGGCTGGTCTATCTGACGCTCGAACGCCTGCTGGCCGCGCGCACCGACCTGTTCCTGTTCGAAAGCGCCTTTGGCCGGGATGCCTTCCGCGCCAAGGTCTGCGAGCCGAAGGGCCTGGTGAAGGTTGTCCATAACGGCGTCGGGCCGGCCGAGTTCGAACCGGTGGCGCGCCTGGACGCGACAGCCGCGCCCGGCGCCGCGGCCATGACCGATCTCCTGTTCATTGGCGAATTGCGCCACCTGAAGGGTGTCGACGTGCTGATCGACGCGATCGCCGAGCTCCGGCGCCACGGCCGCCGGCTGACCGCCACCCTGGTCGGCGCCGGGCCCGATGCCGGGCTGTTCCAGGACCAGGCCGAGCGGCTCGGCCTGACCGGCAGCATCATCTGGCCCGGTGCGCTGCCCGCCCGCGAGGCCTTCGCGCGCGGCCGGCTGATGGTCGTGCCCTCACGCGCCGAATCCCTGCCCTATGTCGTGCTCGAAGCCGGCGCCGCCGGCCTGCCGCAGATCGCCACCGCGGTGGGCGGCATCGGCGAGATTTTCGGACCGGATGCCGGATTGCTGATCCGGCCCGGCGATGCTCTGGCGCTGGCCGCCGCGATCGCCGCCAGCCTTGACGACCCGGCCGCGGCCGAAGCCTCGGCCGCGCGCCTGCGCGAGCGGATCGGCCGGGAATTTTCGATCGCGGCCATGACCGACGGTGTGCTTGCCGCCTATGACGAGGCGCTCGGCCGGCGCGCCGTCTGA
- a CDS encoding MerR family transcriptional regulator — protein MDKAPDAYRTISEVAEDLDLPQHVLRFWETRFAQIRPLKRGGGRRYYRPEDIDLLKGIRHLLYGEGYTIRGVQRIIKESGIKAIQALGRGEGGSALPKPGGPDVVGSDDQAPGEAARSPSGLRASLKGLIPGLRGDTPHAGDEARARAEPGFAEDEREPDDFVEHDDVHEPAEPPPSPLRQAPTQRPGPDLSAGQPWAPAGSGPRPVAPPSRGGQPAVAPVASHHTAPTTLLAADDIRKLQSALFELTECRKRLDQAFETR, from the coding sequence GTGGACAAGGCACCGGACGCATATCGCACGATTAGCGAGGTCGCCGAGGATCTCGACCTGCCGCAGCATGTCCTGCGGTTCTGGGAGACACGATTTGCCCAGATCAGGCCGCTGAAGCGCGGCGGCGGGCGACGCTATTACCGGCCCGAAGACATCGATCTGTTGAAGGGGATTCGCCATCTGCTCTATGGCGAGGGCTATACCATCCGCGGCGTGCAGCGGATCATCAAGGAAAGCGGCATCAAGGCGATCCAGGCGCTGGGCCGCGGCGAGGGCGGTTCGGCCCTGCCGAAGCCCGGCGGCCCCGATGTCGTCGGCTCCGACGACCAGGCGCCGGGCGAGGCCGCGCGGTCGCCGTCGGGCCTGCGCGCCAGCCTGAAGGGCCTGATCCCGGGTTTGCGCGGCGACACGCCCCATGCCGGCGACGAGGCGCGGGCGCGCGCCGAGCCGGGTTTCGCCGAGGATGAGCGGGAGCCGGACGATTTCGTCGAGCATGACGACGTGCACGAGCCGGCCGAGCCGCCGCCCAGTCCACTCCGGCAGGCCCCGACCCAAAGACCGGGCCCGGACCTGTCGGCCGGTCAGCCCTGGGCGCCGGCGGGATCCGGACCCCGGCCCGTCGCGCCGCCGTCGCGTGGCGGGCAGCCGGCCGTTGCGCCGGTGGCGAGCCATCACACCGCGCCAACCACGCTGCTCGCCGCCGACGACATCCGCAAGCTGCAATCCGCACTCTTCGAACTGACCGAGTGCCGCAAGCGGCTGGACCAGGCCTTCGAGACGCGCTGA
- a CDS encoding O-antigen ligase family protein codes for MLGRGRTTPAGPTERLRLQLLWLMMIGGAFVFAEPSPYEIGALITIGAFVATGAITLQSGLLPLVFVLLFYCFGLTVSAIQVLSEPKVVPWVAVSWYLAVTMVFFAAILTERTQARLDALARGWTVAALIAALAGISGYFRLFPGAFDLFTLYGRAKGTFNDPNVFGPFLIFPMLLAIQVFFRGTPVAMLRAGALLGVLMVALLLSFSRGAWVHFGLSAAVMLALMFVTAESKAARQRMVLIVAIGLVLLLAFVTVLLSIDKVADLMRERANFNQSYDNGPMGRFGRHVYGWQMALDKPLGLGPLQFAKYFTEDVHNVYLDSFIAGGWLSGITYHVLVGMTLFAGLFACLKRAPWQPLAIAVFATYCGLAFEGKIIDTEHWRHFWVLSGIIWGCALANRHSPLDIRFRPLAAQSKSA; via the coding sequence TTGCTTGGGCGCGGCCGAACCACGCCGGCCGGCCCGACCGAGCGGCTGCGCCTGCAGCTCCTGTGGCTGATGATGATCGGCGGCGCCTTCGTCTTCGCCGAGCCCTCGCCCTACGAGATCGGCGCCCTGATCACCATTGGCGCCTTCGTCGCGACCGGCGCCATCACGCTGCAGTCGGGCCTGCTGCCGCTCGTCTTCGTGCTGCTGTTCTACTGTTTCGGCCTGACCGTCTCGGCCATCCAGGTGCTGTCGGAACCCAAGGTCGTGCCCTGGGTCGCCGTCTCCTGGTACCTGGCGGTGACCATGGTGTTCTTCGCCGCCATCCTGACCGAACGGACGCAGGCGCGGCTCGACGCCCTGGCGCGCGGCTGGACGGTGGCGGCGCTGATCGCCGCGCTCGCCGGTATTTCCGGCTATTTCCGGCTGTTCCCGGGCGCCTTCGACCTCTTCACCCTCTATGGAAGGGCGAAGGGAACCTTCAACGATCCCAATGTTTTCGGGCCGTTTCTTATCTTCCCCATGCTGCTCGCCATCCAGGTGTTCTTTCGTGGCACGCCGGTTGCCATGCTGCGTGCCGGCGCCTTGCTCGGCGTGCTGATGGTGGCCCTGCTCTTGTCGTTCTCGCGCGGCGCCTGGGTCCATTTCGGGCTTTCGGCGGCGGTCATGCTGGCGCTGATGTTCGTCACTGCCGAATCGAAAGCCGCCCGCCAGCGCATGGTGCTGATCGTCGCCATCGGCCTCGTCCTGCTGCTCGCCTTCGTCACCGTGCTCCTGTCGATCGACAAGGTCGCCGACCTGATGCGCGAACGGGCCAATTTCAACCAGAGCTACGACAATGGCCCGATGGGCCGCTTCGGCCGCCATGTCTATGGCTGGCAAATGGCGCTGGACAAGCCGCTCGGGCTCGGCCCCCTGCAATTCGCCAAATATTTCACCGAGGACGTCCACAACGTCTATCTCGATTCGTTCATCGCCGGCGGCTGGCTGTCCGGCATCACCTATCACGTGCTGGTTGGCATGACGCTGTTCGCCGGGTTGTTCGCCTGCCTCAAGCGGGCGCCCTGGCAGCCCCTGGCGATCGCCGTTTTCGCGACCTATTGCGGCCTCGCCTTCGAGGGCAAGATCATCGACACCGAGCATTGGCGCCATTTCTGGGTTCTGTCAGGGATAATATGGGGTTGTGCGCTGGCCAACCGGCACAGCCCACTGGATATCCGCTTCCGCCCGCTTGCGGCGCAGAGCAAAAGCGCCTAA
- a CDS encoding aminotransferase class IV family protein has product MSAGSFVVQRIGRAATVEDLAPLAFAGYAHFTAMQVRGGQVRGLDLHLERLRSASVALFGQALSDDRVRSHLRAALAAGPADLSMTATVYSPAGEFTVAGADVELQLLVRTGAAASGPQGPLTLATVEHERVLPALKHVGEVAKTYFLREAVRQGFDDAAFVDRRGRLSEASIWNLAFWDGAAVVWPEAEMLGGTTMGIVRRQLDRLGIHQRSQAVTPADLPALAGAVVMNSWTPGVAVHRIGPARLPEAPAFLDLLHRAYQAEPLTAP; this is encoded by the coding sequence ATGTCAGCGGGTTCTTTTGTGGTTCAACGCATTGGCCGGGCGGCGACGGTCGAGGATCTGGCGCCGCTCGCCTTCGCCGGTTACGCCCATTTCACCGCCATGCAGGTGCGTGGCGGCCAGGTCCGCGGCCTCGACCTGCATCTGGAACGGCTCAGGTCCGCCTCGGTGGCGTTGTTCGGCCAGGCCTTGTCCGACGATCGGGTGCGGTCCCATCTCAGGGCGGCACTGGCGGCTGGTCCGGCTGACCTCTCGATGACCGCCACGGTCTATTCGCCGGCGGGCGAGTTCACCGTGGCCGGGGCCGATGTCGAGCTGCAGCTGCTTGTGCGTACCGGAGCGGCCGCGTCCGGGCCGCAGGGCCCGCTGACCCTGGCGACGGTCGAGCACGAACGCGTCCTCCCGGCCCTGAAGCATGTCGGCGAGGTGGCCAAGACCTATTTCCTGCGCGAGGCCGTTCGACAGGGTTTCGACGATGCCGCTTTCGTCGACCGCCGGGGCCGGCTCAGCGAGGCATCGATCTGGAACCTGGCCTTTTGGGACGGCGCCGCGGTGGTGTGGCCGGAGGCCGAGATGTTGGGCGGCACCACGATGGGCATCGTCCGCCGGCAGTTGGATCGGCTCGGCATTCACCAGCGCAGCCAGGCGGTGACGCCGGCCGACCTGCCGGCCTTGGCCGGGGCCGTGGTGATGAACTCGTGGACGCCGGGTGTGGCGGTCCACCGGATCGGCCCGGCGCGCTTGCCCGAGGCGCCGGCCTTCCTGGATCTGCTGCACCGGGCCTACCAGGCCGAACCGCTGACCGCGCCGTGA
- a CDS encoding DUF1127 domain-containing protein, whose protein sequence is MTLFTLHSDAVHNSGPTLFARLQARAFRLFETIAEGYYARRTAAELRTLSDHALRDIGISRSEIDRVSRFGR, encoded by the coding sequence ATGACCCTGTTCACCCTGCACTCTGACGCAGTGCACAATTCCGGCCCGACCCTGTTCGCCCGTCTGCAGGCGCGCGCCTTCAGGCTGTTCGAGACGATCGCCGAGGGCTATTACGCCCGCCGCACCGCCGCCGAGCTCCGGACTTTGAGCGATCACGCGCTGCGCGACATCGGCATCAGCCGCTCCGAGATCGACCGGGTTTCCCGCTTCGGCCGTTGA
- a CDS encoding undecaprenyl-phosphate glucose phosphotransferase, producing MLGFTGRDIIKAVEAGTADAAATPGAAAKPGSGVRRQLSELASKIADEAVGTAYSPVVLAGIIRLIEFTVVMFLGAVIYLGWVYPTHGIQWASSVGLLGLTMLTLLAFQAAGLYDVHVFRTHVAQFGRLLVAWTLVFLVATAIAFFTKAGVELSRVWLGAWYLVGLGVLTVFRIGLAQIVRSWSRAGRLQRRAVIVGGGEAAEELIQSIQAQTDSDVTVCGTFDDRTDARSPAHAANVPKLGTVDDLVEFARRTRVDLVIVTIPMTAEARVLHMLRKLWILPVDIRLAAHTAKLRFRPRAYSYIGNVPVLDVFDKPIQDWDVVLKWIFDKIVGTCALIALSPIFLATAIAVKLDSKGPVFFRQKRYGFNNELIEVFKFRSMYTDQSDATAARLVTKGDPRVTRVGRFIRKTSIDELPQLFNVVFKGDLSLVGPRPHAVHAKAADQLYDDVVDGYFARHKVKPGITGWAQVNGWRGETDTQDKIQRRVEHDLYYIENWSVLFDLYILAKTPLSLASHRENAF from the coding sequence ATGTTGGGCTTTACGGGACGAGACATCATCAAGGCGGTCGAGGCTGGAACGGCCGATGCCGCGGCAACACCGGGCGCGGCGGCCAAGCCCGGCAGCGGGGTCAGGCGCCAGCTCTCCGAGCTCGCCTCCAAGATCGCCGACGAGGCCGTCGGCACCGCCTATTCGCCGGTCGTGCTCGCCGGCATCATCCGTCTCATCGAATTCACCGTCGTGATGTTCCTCGGCGCGGTCATCTATCTCGGCTGGGTCTACCCGACCCACGGCATCCAATGGGCCTCCAGCGTCGGCCTGCTCGGGCTGACCATGCTGACCCTGCTCGCCTTCCAGGCCGCCGGGCTCTACGACGTCCACGTCTTCCGCACCCATGTCGCCCAGTTCGGCCGCCTGCTGGTGGCCTGGACCCTGGTCTTCCTGGTCGCCACCGCGATCGCCTTCTTCACCAAGGCCGGCGTCGAGCTGTCCCGGGTCTGGCTCGGTGCCTGGTATCTCGTCGGCCTCGGCGTGCTCACCGTGTTCCGCATTGGCCTCGCCCAGATCGTCCGCTCGTGGTCGCGCGCCGGCCGGCTGCAGCGCCGGGCGGTGATCGTCGGCGGCGGTGAGGCGGCCGAAGAGCTGATCCAGTCGATCCAGGCCCAGACCGACAGCGACGTCACCGTCTGCGGCACCTTCGACGACCGGACCGACGCGCGCTCGCCGGCGCACGCGGCCAATGTGCCCAAGCTCGGCACCGTCGACGACCTCGTCGAATTTGCCCGCCGCACCCGCGTCGACCTGGTCATCGTGACCATTCCGATGACCGCGGAAGCGCGCGTGCTGCACATGTTGCGCAAGCTGTGGATCCTGCCGGTCGACATCCGGCTCGCCGCCCACACCGCCAAGCTCAGGTTCCGCCCGCGCGCCTATTCCTATATCGGCAACGTGCCCGTGCTCGACGTCTTCGACAAGCCGATCCAGGACTGGGACGTCGTGCTGAAATGGATCTTCGACAAGATCGTCGGCACCTGCGCGCTGATCGCCCTGTCGCCGATCTTCCTCGCCACCGCGATCGCCGTGAAGCTCGATTCCAAGGGGCCGGTGTTCTTCCGGCAGAAGCGCTACGGCTTCAACAACGAGCTGATCGAGGTGTTCAAGTTCCGCTCGATGTATACCGACCAGAGCGACGCCACCGCCGCGCGGCTGGTCACCAAGGGCGATCCGCGCGTCACCCGCGTCGGCCGGTTCATCCGCAAGACCTCGATCGACGAACTGCCGCAGCTGTTCAACGTGGTGTTCAAGGGCGACCTGTCGCTGGTCGGCCCGCGTCCCCACGCGGTCCATGCCAAGGCCGCCGACCAGCTCTATGACGATGTCGTCGACGGCTATTTCGCCCGCCACAAGGTGAAGCCGGGCATTACCGGCTGGGCCCAGGTCAATGGCTGGCGCGGCGAGACCGACACCCAGGACAAGATCCAGCGGCGTGTCGAGCACGACCTCTATTATATCGAGAACTGGTCGGTGCTGTTCGACCTCTATATTCTCGCCAAGACGCCGCTGTCGCTGGCGAGCCACCGCGAGAACGCCTTTTGA
- a CDS encoding ubiquinol-cytochrome C chaperone family protein — MIFGLFRRNKGDETIRSLYGAIVAQSRNPAFFRDHGVADTVEGRFEMVVLHIFLVLHRLKEEAPERRELGQALFNLMFFDLDRGLRELGVADTKVPKRIKKMGEAFYGRVKAYDDALASGEPKQLELAIARNILGQPAAEASALAAYVRAAAADLSALPFEHLAGGRISFPLVRHGGQS; from the coding sequence ATGATCTTCGGCCTTTTCCGCCGGAACAAGGGCGACGAGACGATCCGCAGCCTTTACGGCGCCATCGTGGCGCAATCCCGCAATCCCGCCTTCTTCCGCGACCATGGCGTGGCCGACACGGTCGAGGGGCGATTTGAAATGGTGGTGTTGCATATTTTCCTCGTGCTGCACCGGCTGAAGGAGGAGGCCCCCGAACGCCGCGAGCTGGGCCAGGCCCTGTTCAACCTGATGTTCTTCGATCTCGACCGGGGCCTGCGCGAGCTCGGCGTCGCCGACACCAAGGTGCCCAAGCGCATCAAGAAGATGGGCGAGGCGTTCTATGGCCGGGTCAAGGCCTATGACGACGCGCTGGCGAGCGGCGAGCCGAAACAGCTGGAACTGGCGATCGCCCGCAATATCCTGGGCCAGCCGGCCGCCGAGGCCTCGGCGCTGGCGGCCTATGTCCGCGCCGCCGCCGCCGATCTCTCGGCCTTGCCATTTGAACATCTGGCCGGTGGCCGGATATCCTTCCCGCTGGTTCGCCACGGAGGCCAGTCATGA
- a CDS encoding outer membrane protein assembly factor BamE, with protein sequence MVPVKSSFSKAALLVGAALMTGACSNGPSFNLSAPALPSPPSFTTGETFNRGYVISEEALAQVRPGNSQDQVLVALGTPTTISTISGDVFYYINEKQQRSFMFQTPRTVERNIIAVYFTRERKVERIANYGLQDGKVFDFISRSTTSGGEEASLLRQILQGPRS encoded by the coding sequence ATGGTGCCCGTGAAGTCCTCTTTTTCTAAAGCAGCGCTGCTGGTCGGTGCCGCTCTCATGACCGGCGCATGCTCCAACGGCCCGTCCTTTAATTTGTCCGCGCCGGCATTGCCCTCGCCGCCGTCCTTTACCACGGGCGAGACGTTCAATCGTGGCTATGTGATCTCCGAGGAGGCGCTCGCCCAGGTCCGGCCGGGCAACAGCCAGGATCAGGTGCTGGTGGCGCTCGGCACGCCGACGACCATCTCCACCATCAGCGGCGACGTGTTCTATTACATCAACGAGAAGCAGCAGCGCTCGTTCATGTTCCAGACGCCGCGGACGGTCGAGCGCAACATCATCGCGGTCTATTTCACCCGCGAACGCAAGGTCGAGCGGATCGCCAATTATGGCCTGCAGGACGGCAAGGTGTTCGACTTCATCAGCCGCTCGACCACCAGCGGCGGCGAAGAGGCCAGCCTGTTGCGCCAGATCCTCCAGGGTCCGCGCTCCTGA
- a CDS encoding integration host factor subunit alpha: MTGKTVTRADLCEAVYQKVGLSRTESAQLVELVLKEITDCLAEGETVKLSSFGSFVVRSKGERVGRNPKTGQEVPIAPRRVMVFKPSNILKAQINGHDTAGLKD, from the coding sequence ATGACGGGCAAAACCGTCACGCGCGCGGATTTGTGCGAGGCTGTCTATCAAAAGGTGGGGCTGTCGCGGACCGAATCGGCGCAGCTCGTCGAACTGGTCCTGAAAGAGATCACCGACTGCCTCGCCGAAGGCGAGACGGTGAAGCTGTCGTCATTCGGTTCCTTCGTCGTGCGCTCCAAGGGCGAGCGTGTCGGGCGCAATCCGAAGACCGGCCAGGAAGTGCCCATCGCGCCGCGCCGGGTGATGGTGTTCAAGCCGTCGAATATCCTCAAAGCCCAGATCAACGGCCACGACACGGCCGGCCTGAAGGACTGA
- the plsX gene encoding phosphate acyltransferase PlsX, with translation MSEKVRLALDAMGGDFGPSVIIPGAEIALSRHRDLEFVLVGDERQILPLLAANPRVKAHAQIVHTDIAIRMDDKPSKALRYGRRVSSMWKVLDEVKFGRAAAAVSAGNTGALMAMAAFNLKTMNGVERPALAALWPTLRGESIALDMGASIGADAPALAIMAVMGAAMAQVVFDLERPTVGLLNIGVEEVKGLEFIREAGQILRDANLAGLDYKGFVESDDIGKGVVDVVVTEGFTGNIALKTAEGTARQIGEYLRGAMSRTWRSRLGYLLARTAFATLREKMDPRKSNGAVFLGLNGVVIKSHGGTDPLGFASAVDIAYDMARYDLQSKIRTMVDAYHALRAEPAPVSLEAAS, from the coding sequence ATGTCTGAGAAGGTCAGGCTGGCCCTTGATGCCATGGGGGGCGATTTCGGTCCCTCGGTCATCATTCCGGGCGCCGAGATCGCCTTGTCGCGCCATCGCGACCTGGAATTCGTGCTGGTCGGCGACGAGCGGCAGATCCTGCCGCTTCTGGCCGCCAATCCGCGCGTCAAGGCGCATGCGCAGATCGTCCATACCGACATCGCCATTCGCATGGACGACAAGCCGTCCAAGGCCTTGCGCTATGGCCGCCGGGTCTCGTCGATGTGGAAGGTGCTGGACGAGGTCAAGTTCGGGCGGGCGGCGGCGGCCGTCTCCGCCGGCAATACCGGCGCCTTGATGGCGATGGCGGCGTTCAACCTGAAGACGATGAACGGCGTCGAGCGGCCGGCACTCGCCGCGCTCTGGCCGACGCTGCGCGGCGAATCCATTGCGCTCGACATGGGCGCCTCGATCGGCGCGGATGCGCCGGCGCTGGCCATCATGGCGGTCATGGGCGCCGCCATGGCGCAGGTGGTGTTCGATCTCGAGCGGCCGACGGTCGGCCTGCTCAATATCGGCGTCGAGGAGGTCAAGGGCCTCGAATTCATCCGCGAGGCCGGCCAGATCCTGCGCGACGCCAACCTGGCCGGGCTGGACTACAAGGGCTTCGTCGAAAGCGACGATATCGGCAAGGGTGTCGTCGACGTGGTGGTGACCGAAGGCTTCACCGGCAATATCGCGCTGAAGACCGCCGAGGGCACGGCCAGGCAGATCGGCGAATATCTGCGCGGCGCCATGTCGCGCACCTGGCGCTCGCGCCTCGGTTACCTGCTCGCCCGCACCGCCTTTGCCACGCTGCGCGAAAAGATGGATCCGCGAAAAAGCAATGGCGCGGTTTTCCTCGGCCTCAATGGCGTCGTGATCAAGAGTCATGGTGGCACCGATCCGCTTGGCTTTGCGAGCGCCGTCGATATCGCCTACGACATGGCGCGCTACGACCTCCAATCCAAGATTCGTACGATGGTTGACGCCTATCATGCCTTGCGGGCCGAGCCCGCGCCCGTTTCTCTCGAGGCTGCATCGTGA